ATAGTCAGCGTGCCGGCATAGGGCTGGCGCTGCACCACGGACACCATGGTGTCCAGGTGAAGGCCCAGCCCGGCGAGGTAGCGCAGCAGTTCGGGTTCATTGTCGGAGACACGGGCCACCGTTCCGCGGGAACCGGGTTCGCACCGGCTCAGCCGCTGTGCATCAAGGACGGGGAAACTGCCGTCGCGGGCCGGGATCGGGTCGCCGTGCGGGTCACGCACGGGATTGCCGAGGCGCGCCGCCAGGGCATCCACCATCTTGTCCGATACGGCGTGCTCGAGGTGTTCGGCTTCGTCGTGGACTTCGTCCCAGCGGTAGCCCAGGTACTCCACCAGGAACGTCTCGATCAGCCGGTGCCTGCGGACCATGCCCACGGCGGCCTTCTCGCCCGCGTCGGTTAGGGCAATCGACCCGTAGCGGGCGTGCGTCAACAGGCCCTGGCCGGTCAGTTTCTTTACCGCCTCGGAGACCGACGACGGCGAGAAGCCCATGTGTACGGACAGCGCGGACACCGTCAGGG
This genomic stretch from Arthrobacter sp. zg-Y1110 harbors:
- a CDS encoding metal-dependent transcriptional regulator — its product is MAHSELSTASQDYLKVIWTAQEWTDEPLTVSALSVHMGFSPSSVSEAVKKLTGQGLLTHARYGSIALTDAGEKAAVGMVRRHRLIETFLVEYLGYRWDEVHDEAEHLEHAVSDKMVDALAARLGNPVRDPHGDPIPARDGSFPVLDAQRLSRCEPGSRGTVARVSDNEPELLRYLAGLGLHLDTMVSVVQRQPYAGTLTIEAGGRTLDLGLPAAEAIWILTVPDTVPSATSPDTAPSDR